One part of the Micrococcus sp. 2A genome encodes these proteins:
- a CDS encoding glycosyltransferase 87 family protein yields the protein MSPAPAHAATPDEPPTHALSGPSREASEQGRGTAARSAEGAHAAASAARIGRGAGRFALPGGLAANGPGRGTGSWASPAALAGLLVALAAVVSLLQKAPCLLNGWGAPNVYYAGCYSDWAALYGGRGFAENAWAPFAAGSTFEYPVLMSLVGSVTAQITQGLPFGAEQGTLVFWIVNLLFVTGLWAAVAVLTVRTAGRRWTDGLMVAVAPGIILAGTINWDLWAVALMAWGMWVFSRGRPGWAGVLFGLGAATKLYPLLILGPLLILAVRSRRWAPFLTATAGTLLAWTAVNVPLMVANFDAWSVFFTFSGERGPGLSSVWHAWDVVAVQAGWGRVPADSLSLLAYGTFAVCCAAIFVLGVRARHTPRLGQLTFLVVAAFVLTNKVYSPQFVIWLIPLMALALPRWRDFWVWQTVEALHFFAVWMYLAKTAAGSMPQHSMDDSVYVAAILAHMLAVLWLCARVVREILHPEEDLVKQSEGAGPDADPLAGAFGTPGAVGSGQAKSQRWIGQSGEGSTTSAPVTPAPAPRPSAAPAG from the coding sequence ATGAGCCCGGCCCCGGCGCACGCCGCCACCCCTGACGAGCCGCCCACGCATGCCCTCTCCGGGCCGTCCCGGGAGGCCTCCGAGCAGGGCCGTGGCACCGCCGCGCGTTCCGCTGAGGGCGCACACGCGGCGGCCTCGGCGGCGCGCATCGGGCGCGGGGCGGGCCGGTTCGCCCTCCCCGGGGGCCTGGCCGCGAACGGCCCCGGCCGGGGGACCGGATCCTGGGCCTCGCCCGCGGCCCTCGCCGGGCTGCTGGTGGCGCTGGCCGCCGTCGTGAGCCTTCTGCAGAAGGCGCCGTGCCTGCTGAACGGCTGGGGCGCGCCCAACGTGTACTACGCCGGGTGCTACTCGGACTGGGCGGCGCTGTACGGCGGGCGGGGGTTCGCGGAGAACGCGTGGGCGCCGTTCGCGGCCGGGTCCACCTTCGAGTACCCCGTGCTGATGTCCCTCGTGGGATCGGTGACCGCGCAGATCACGCAGGGGCTCCCGTTCGGCGCCGAGCAGGGCACGCTCGTGTTCTGGATCGTGAACCTGCTGTTCGTCACGGGGCTGTGGGCCGCCGTCGCCGTGCTGACCGTGCGCACCGCGGGCCGCCGCTGGACGGACGGGCTCATGGTGGCCGTGGCCCCCGGGATCATCCTGGCCGGCACCATCAACTGGGACCTGTGGGCCGTGGCGCTGATGGCGTGGGGCATGTGGGTGTTCTCCCGCGGGCGGCCCGGCTGGGCGGGTGTGCTGTTCGGTCTCGGCGCCGCCACGAAGCTCTACCCGCTGCTCATCCTCGGGCCGCTGCTGATCCTGGCCGTGCGCTCGCGCCGCTGGGCGCCGTTCCTCACGGCGACGGCGGGCACCCTGCTCGCGTGGACCGCCGTCAACGTGCCCCTCATGGTGGCCAACTTCGACGCGTGGTCCGTGTTCTTCACCTTCTCCGGCGAGCGCGGCCCCGGCCTGTCGAGCGTGTGGCACGCGTGGGACGTCGTCGCCGTCCAGGCCGGGTGGGGGAGGGTGCCGGCGGACTCCCTCTCCCTGTTGGCCTACGGGACGTTCGCGGTGTGCTGCGCAGCGATCTTCGTGCTCGGCGTGCGCGCGCGGCACACCCCGCGCCTGGGGCAGCTGACGTTCCTCGTGGTGGCCGCGTTCGTGCTGACGAACAAGGTGTACTCGCCGCAGTTCGTGATCTGGCTGATCCCGCTCATGGCGCTGGCCCTGCCGCGCTGGAGGGACTTCTGGGTGTGGCAGACCGTGGAGGCCCTGCACTTCTTCGCCGTGTGGATGTACCTGGCCAAGACCGCCGCCGGCTCCATGCCGCAGCACTCCATGGACGACTCCGTGTACGTGGCCGCGATCCTCGCCCACATGCTCGCCGTCCTCTGGCTCTGCGCCCGCGTGGTGCGGGAGATCCTGCACCCGGAGGAGGACCTGGTGAAGCAGTCCGAGGGCGCCGGTCCCGACGCCGACCCGCTCGCCGGCGCGTTCGGGACACCCGGCGCGGTCGGCTCCGGTCAGGCGAAGTCCCAGCGGTGGATCGGGCAGTCGGGGGAGGGCTCGACGACGTCGGCGCCGGTGACGCCGGCACCCGCGCCGCGGCCGTCGGCGGCTCCGGCCGGCTGA
- a CDS encoding inositol-3-phosphate synthase, with protein MAKNPIRVAIAGVGNCATSLIQGVEYYRDAAPTDAVPGLMHVQFGDYHVSDLEFVAAFDVDAKKVGLDLSEAILASENNTIKIADVPHADVTVQRGPTLDGLGKYYRETIEESDAEPVDVAQALKDAKVDVLVCYLPVGSQQAAEHYAQAAIDAGVAFVNALPVFIAGTPAWAEKFTAAGVPIVGDDIKSQIGATITHRVMAKLFQDRGVTLDRTYQLNVGGNMDFKNMLERERLESKKISKTQAVTSNTTAKLAADDVHIGPSDYVAWLDDRKWAFVRLEGRNFGDAPVSLEYKLEVWDSPNSAGVIIDAVRAAKIALDRGTGGPILSASSYFMKSPPVQHNDDEARELVEAFIRGDIER; from the coding sequence GTGGCCAAGAACCCCATCCGCGTCGCCATCGCCGGCGTGGGCAACTGCGCAACGTCCCTGATCCAGGGCGTGGAGTACTACCGCGACGCCGCGCCCACGGACGCCGTGCCCGGCCTGATGCACGTGCAGTTCGGGGACTACCACGTCTCCGACCTGGAGTTCGTGGCCGCGTTCGACGTGGACGCGAAGAAGGTGGGCCTGGACCTCTCCGAGGCGATCCTCGCCTCCGAGAACAACACCATTAAGATCGCCGACGTCCCCCACGCCGACGTCACCGTGCAGCGCGGCCCCACCTTGGACGGCCTCGGCAAGTACTACCGCGAGACCATCGAGGAGTCGGACGCGGAGCCCGTGGACGTCGCCCAGGCGCTCAAGGACGCGAAGGTGGACGTGCTCGTCTGCTACCTGCCCGTGGGCTCGCAGCAGGCGGCCGAGCACTACGCGCAGGCCGCGATCGACGCCGGCGTCGCCTTCGTCAACGCCCTGCCCGTGTTCATCGCCGGCACCCCCGCGTGGGCCGAGAAGTTCACCGCGGCCGGCGTGCCGATCGTGGGCGACGACATCAAGTCCCAGATCGGCGCCACCATCACCCACCGCGTGATGGCCAAGCTCTTCCAGGACCGCGGCGTGACCCTGGACCGCACGTACCAGCTCAACGTCGGCGGCAACATGGACTTCAAGAACATGCTCGAGCGCGAGCGCCTCGAGTCCAAGAAGATCTCCAAGACGCAGGCCGTCACCTCCAACACCACCGCGAAGCTCGCGGCGGACGACGTGCACATCGGTCCCTCCGACTACGTGGCCTGGCTCGACGACCGCAAGTGGGCCTTCGTGCGCCTCGAGGGCCGCAACTTCGGCGACGCCCCCGTCAGCCTCGAGTACAAGCTCGAGGTGTGGGACTCCCCCAACTCGGCCGGCGTGATCATCGACGCCGTGCGCGCCGCGAAGATCGCCCTGGACCGCGGCACCGGCGGCCCGATCCTCTCGGCGTCCTCGTACTTCATGAAGTCCCCGCCGGTCCAGCACAACGACGACGAGGCCCGCGAGCTCGTCGAGGCGTTCATCCGCGGCGACATCGAGCGCTGA